ATAAGAAATTCCTTTTCCGCCCTAGGCTTGGGCCGCGTTCGGAATCGGCTTTAATCCCCATCCTGACATCATCATAAAGGATATTTCTGTCCCGCGAGCGATGTCAAGGGCGGGAGCCTCCATGCGCGCTAGCGCCGGCGCTTCCCGGCGTGGATGAAGTCCCCGATCCGCCGCATGCGGGCCATTTCCTCTTCGCTCAAGGGGCCCCTGTCCAGCACCGACAGATTCTCCCTCATCTGTTCGACCGTCTTGGTCCCGGTCATGCAGAGATGGACGCTCGGATTGGAGAGTACGAAGCGGTAGCAGTCCGGGGCGGTGAGCGTGGCTTCCCCGGGGGGCATGTTCTTGGGCTTGAGGAGCCTTCCGTTGGCCGTGCCCACGAAGCTGATCATCCCTGGGCCGTTCACGGCCGGCAGAGTCGGGAAGATTTCGGTTTCGGCGCCGCGGTGAGCCGCGTTGTAGCGGAAATGGAAAGCGTCGATGACACCCTCGGCGGCCAGCGCCGTGATGAGCTTGCGGTTGTGGCTGGACAGGCCGATGAAACGGACCAGGCCTTTCTCCTTAAGCTTCAAGGCCCCCTCCACGACCCGCCGGGGCGGTGTCTTGGAAAAATAGCCCAGAATCAGCAGGTCGGTATGGTCCAGTCCGGCCGCGCGCAAACCTTTGTGGAAGAGCTTTTCGGTGAAGAAAGCACTGTGCGCGTATGTGAACATGGCCAGGACGAGCTTGTCTCTCTGGCCCTTGGCGACGACGGTACGGATGGCCTTGAGCATATGCTTGGATCGTCCCTTGATGACCGTCCCCCAGGTCCAGTAATTACAGCCACGCTCGAAGGCCTCCTCGAAGGCTTCCGTAGGCGCCCCATAGCCCGAGGCGAGGCCGAGCCGGCCGACTTTTAAGCCGGTCCGTCCCAGAACGACCGATTCGTTGAAGGTCATGCGCGAATCTCCTTCTCGAAGGCGATCGTTGCCGATGCCCGACCGCCCCGCTTCGCCCGCAAGCCTAAATCCGGGCCCCCTTCAAGTCAAGGGTTCTTCCGGCGCTCCCGGCTTTCTTCGCGAATCCAGCGGACGGGCGTTTTGTCGTATGATACCCCTATGAGCGAAATCAAGCTTCCGTTTGTGGGACCGGCCCTCATCACCGGCGCTTCGAGCGGTCTGGGTGAGGAATTCGCCCGCCGGCTGGCGGCAATGGGACACTCCCTGATCCTTGTCGCCCGGCGCGAAGATAAACTGCGCGCCCTGGCCTCGGAGCTGATCGCCGCCCACGGCGTTCAGGCCGACGTCGTCGTCGCCGATCTGGCCTCGGAACAGGGGATCGTCAAGGTCGAGGAGGTGCTGCGATCGCGCGGCGATGTGGCGCTCCTGGTCAATAACGCCGGGTTTGGAGCCGGCGGCTCCTTTTACCGCATCGA
The DNA window shown above is from Candidatus Aminicenantes bacterium and carries:
- a CDS encoding aldo/keto reductase, which codes for MTFNESVVLGRTGLKVGRLGLASGYGAPTEAFEEAFERGCNYWTWGTVIKGRSKHMLKAIRTVVAKGQRDKLVLAMFTYAHSAFFTEKLFHKGLRAAGLDHTDLLILGYFSKTPPRRVVEGALKLKEKGLVRFIGLSSHNRKLITALAAEGVIDAFHFRYNAAHRGAETEIFPTLPAVNGPGMISFVGTANGRLLKPKNMPPGEATLTAPDCYRFVLSNPSVHLCMTGTKTVEQMRENLSVLDRGPLSEEEMARMRRIGDFIHAGKRRR